One window of Halorussus sp. MSC15.2 genomic DNA carries:
- a CDS encoding tyrosine-type recombinase/integrase, which produces MSLKPTPPHDAKNRYLNDKKPGVTKKTIKNYRTTTRQFCDWLDEQGITDLNDLDSEVIQRYKEHRLSNVKVITARQDMMTLKQFIEFCEHIQAVPRGMADMVRIPSVNEDDEVCDDLLTRDEAVAMLDFLKKYEYASNRHVTLLILWKTGMRMSGLRALDLGDFDEARPALELRHRPTSGTPLKNKEKSERDVLLTPETAEVVRDYVEQNRNEVRDEHNRKPLLTSKSGRVVETTIQRYVYTATRPCYYNGGECPFDRDPDTCEAMSWNASCKCPGSVSPHALRRGYVTAARNAGQPKDVTGERVNMSGKVLDKHYDKGTSAEKAERRREHIRDI; this is translated from the coding sequence GCTACCTCAACGACAAGAAGCCCGGCGTCACCAAGAAGACAATCAAGAACTACCGCACCACGACCCGACAGTTCTGTGATTGGCTAGACGAGCAGGGCATCACGGACCTCAACGACCTTGACAGCGAAGTCATCCAGCGGTACAAGGAACACCGCCTGTCGAACGTGAAGGTCATCACGGCCCGACAGGACATGATGACGCTCAAGCAATTCATCGAGTTCTGCGAACACATCCAAGCCGTCCCTCGGGGCATGGCCGACATGGTGCGGATACCCTCGGTCAACGAGGACGACGAGGTTTGTGACGACCTCCTGACCCGGGATGAAGCCGTCGCAATGCTGGACTTCCTCAAGAAGTACGAGTACGCGAGTAACCGCCATGTCACGCTCCTCATTCTCTGGAAAACGGGAATGCGAATGAGCGGGTTACGGGCACTCGACCTCGGTGACTTTGACGAGGCTCGGCCCGCGCTCGAACTCCGCCACCGGCCAACATCGGGAACACCACTCAAGAACAAAGAGAAGAGTGAACGGGATGTTCTACTGACTCCCGAGACGGCTGAGGTAGTCCGTGACTACGTGGAGCAGAACCGGAACGAGGTAAGGGACGAACACAACAGAAAGCCGCTCCTCACGTCCAAGAGTGGCCGCGTCGTGGAAACGACGATTCAACGGTACGTCTACACGGCCACCCGTCCCTGCTACTACAACGGCGGGGAGTGTCCATTTGACCGTGACCCGGACACCTGCGAGGCCATGTCTTGGAATGCCTCTTGCAAGTGCCCGGGGTCAGTTAGTCCCCATGCCCTACGACGGGGGTACGTGACCGCCGCTCGGAACGCGGGACAGCCGAAGGACGTAACTGGAGAGCGCGTGAATATGAGTGGGAAGGTGCTTGACAAGCACTATGATAAGGGAACAAGTGCGGAGAAGGCTGAGAGACGACGAGAACACATTAGGGATATCTAA
- a CDS encoding enoyl-CoA hydratase/isomerase family protein: MCERDGTVIRTQEYDRVRVVTLDRPDRRNALTPDGLDALEAAVTDADQPVVYLRGEGPAFCAGADLDVVAGLDREAAEAFAERGQRVADAIEDADSAVVAGIDGPARGGGVELALACDLRVATPEATFAEPGVKLGLFGAWGGTARLPRIVGEGEALDLALSGRTVDAEAARRMGLVSRVADDPRAVADELAANDPETLRLVKERMRDDSPPEVQQRRETEVFGRLVDRHADAIADRRE; this comes from the coding sequence ATGTGCGAACGTGACGGGACCGTGATTCGGACGCAGGAGTACGACCGCGTGCGGGTCGTGACGCTCGACAGGCCCGACCGACGCAACGCGCTCACGCCCGACGGACTCGACGCGCTCGAAGCGGCGGTGACCGACGCCGACCAGCCGGTCGTCTACCTCCGCGGCGAGGGACCGGCGTTCTGCGCGGGCGCGGACCTCGACGTGGTGGCCGGACTCGACCGCGAGGCGGCCGAGGCGTTCGCCGAGCGCGGCCAGCGCGTCGCCGACGCCATCGAGGACGCCGACAGCGCGGTCGTCGCTGGCATCGACGGCCCGGCCCGCGGCGGCGGGGTCGAACTCGCGCTGGCCTGCGACCTCCGGGTCGCCACGCCGGAGGCGACCTTCGCGGAACCGGGCGTGAAACTGGGACTGTTCGGCGCGTGGGGCGGAACCGCGCGCCTCCCCCGAATCGTCGGCGAGGGCGAGGCGCTGGACCTCGCGCTCTCGGGTCGGACCGTGGACGCCGAGGCGGCCCGCAGGATGGGACTCGTCTCCCGGGTGGCCGACGACCCCCGGGCGGTCGCCGACGAACTCGCCGCCAACGACCCCGAGACCCTCCGCCTCGTGAAGGAACGCATGCGCGACGACTCACCGCCGGAGGTCCAGCAACGCCGGGAGACGGAGGTCTTCGGTCGCCTCGTGGACCGCCACGCCGACGCCATCGCCGACCGGCGCGAGTAG
- a CDS encoding acyltransferase: MTKRHVSLSDEMEASLEEFIAEVDTRLASDEDTCEVVEQVLVDLHGDREAYERWQNGERVSPAEEIRLQSYDPCNATLESEYYAEKDEEKFQQSKHLQWLWRQFDATPMADNVEFALRFRRMLADHLFAECGDDCRFFKGITFTYGHNITVGDNVVVHDDVHLDDRGELTLGDRVSVSDSAHVYTHDHDVVDQTEVRNYHTVIEDDVRVTYDSMVRAGVRVGENAIVAAKSVVQSDVPAHHIAAGQPAKSIKVKPGWEEVAEPLDADVETDKESRRIEYDLPEDMEVFDEFQRDLNPPGEE; this comes from the coding sequence ATGACCAAACGACACGTATCCCTCTCCGACGAGATGGAGGCCTCACTCGAAGAGTTCATCGCCGAGGTAGACACGCGGCTAGCGAGCGACGAGGACACCTGCGAGGTGGTCGAGCAGGTGCTGGTGGACCTCCACGGAGACAGGGAGGCCTACGAGCGGTGGCAGAACGGCGAGCGCGTCTCGCCCGCCGAGGAGATTCGCCTCCAGAGCTACGACCCGTGTAACGCGACCCTCGAGAGCGAGTACTACGCCGAGAAGGACGAGGAGAAGTTCCAGCAGTCCAAGCACCTCCAGTGGCTCTGGCGGCAGTTCGACGCCACGCCGATGGCCGACAACGTGGAGTTCGCGCTCCGGTTCCGCCGGATGCTCGCCGACCACCTCTTCGCGGAGTGCGGCGACGACTGCCGCTTTTTCAAGGGCATCACGTTCACCTACGGTCACAACATCACCGTCGGCGACAACGTGGTCGTCCACGACGACGTGCATCTGGACGACCGCGGGGAGTTGACCCTCGGCGACCGGGTCTCCGTCTCCGACTCCGCGCACGTCTACACCCACGACCACGACGTGGTGGACCAGACCGAGGTGCGAAACTACCACACCGTCATCGAGGACGACGTTCGGGTCACCTACGACTCGATGGTCCGCGCGGGCGTGCGAGTCGGCGAGAACGCCATCGTCGCCGCGAAGTCGGTCGTCCAGAGCGACGTGCCCGCCCACCACATCGCGGCCGGACAACCGGCCAAGAGTATCAAGGTCAAGCCCGGATGGGAGGAGGTCGCCGAACCCCTCGACGCCGACGTCGAGACCGACAAGGAATCCCGGCGCATCGAGTACGACCTGCCCGAGGACATGGAGGTCTTCGACGAGTTCCAGCGGGATTTGAATCCGCCGGGCGAGGAGTGA
- a CDS encoding site-2 protease family protein, translating into MVLAFLAMTGVLLSLVLLATGVHPTPKPRNGDTFVSVLATAVIRDVRQTPHLVAFGFLVALVVHELGHAVLCRVEGIDIASSGVWLLGPIPVGGFVEIDAENRQNSGYPARLRILAVGVAINLVVGVSSLVALWLIRGALLSASSGETVVTALFWVGSVNLALGLFNCLPSIPLDGGHLIRTGTEALAVRMPRRFGGKTATGVAMGIWLLFMGSLLGTLVRIVI; encoded by the coding sequence GTGGTCCTCGCGTTCCTCGCGATGACTGGAGTCCTCCTCTCGCTGGTTCTGCTGGCGACGGGGGTCCACCCGACTCCGAAACCAAGAAACGGCGACACGTTCGTATCTGTACTTGCCACTGCGGTTATCCGAGACGTGCGCCAGACACCCCACTTGGTCGCGTTCGGCTTTCTCGTCGCGCTCGTCGTCCACGAACTCGGCCATGCAGTCCTCTGCCGGGTCGAAGGAATCGATATCGCCTCGTCCGGCGTGTGGCTGCTCGGACCGATACCGGTCGGTGGATTCGTCGAGATTGACGCCGAGAACCGGCAGAACTCAGGCTACCCCGCTCGCCTCCGTATTCTCGCAGTCGGCGTGGCTATCAATCTTGTCGTCGGAGTTTCTTCGCTCGTCGCGCTGTGGCTGATTCGCGGTGCTCTTCTCTCTGCTTCCAGTGGAGAAACAGTCGTGACGGCGCTCTTCTGGGTTGGTAGCGTCAATCTCGCGCTCGGACTGTTCAACTGTCTCCCCTCGATTCCGCTGGACGGCGGGCACTTAATCCGCACGGGCACAGAGGCACTCGCAGTCCGAATGCCGCGACGTTTTGGGGGAAAGACGGCAACCGGAGTCGCGATGGGTATCTGGCTGCTGTTCATGGGTTCGCTTCTCGGAACGCTCGTCCGTATCGTTATTTGA
- a CDS encoding DUF4145 domain-containing protein, with protein MNEIDGKSDQLRDEIDGLVSEIEDINSTLYDLAQNSTSGGKIKTDRVDWALVDQVDEQYEVWYNRGLTLVSEYLPEREADFRGAYSDMDELLHFDGMEYKKADRYCGILRRIISRQKNILLSIPSKLETERLKVRKGISDEILTEELYQAKDLWDAGNIRAAGVVTGVALERHLLTLCEVSERDLEYRHSDGIRSLAETLYDAGEITDTTKSQLGYLADIRNDCAHANEKEPDRRDVERLIKQAEDIVREV; from the coding sequence ATGAATGAAATTGATGGAAAATCAGACCAACTACGAGATGAGATTGATGGTTTAGTGTCCGAAATAGAGGATATAAACAGCACCCTGTATGACCTTGCTCAAAACTCCACTTCTGGGGGGAAAATCAAAACTGACCGCGTGGATTGGGCGCTAGTAGACCAAGTTGATGAACAGTACGAGGTCTGGTATAACCGGGGCTTGACGTTGGTCTCCGAGTATCTACCAGAAAGGGAGGCTGACTTTAGAGGAGCATACTCTGACATGGACGAACTGCTTCATTTTGATGGAATGGAGTATAAGAAAGCAGACCGATACTGCGGTATTCTCCGTCGCATCATTTCCCGACAAAAGAATATTCTTCTATCTATTCCCTCGAAATTGGAAACAGAACGCTTGAAAGTCCGAAAAGGAATCTCGGACGAAATTCTCACCGAGGAACTGTATCAGGCTAAGGACCTTTGGGACGCTGGGAATATCAGAGCCGCCGGTGTGGTTACTGGTGTAGCCCTTGAGCGTCATCTTCTGACTCTCTGTGAAGTGAGCGAGCGTGACTTAGAGTACCGGCATTCTGATGGAATACGCTCTCTTGCTGAAACTCTGTATGATGCAGGCGAAATAACGGACACAACGAAGAGCCAACTAGGATATCTCGCTGATATTCGTAATGACTGTGCCCATGCAAACGAGAAAGAGCCTGATAGGCGGGACGTTGAGCGGTTAATAAAGCAAGCAGAGGACATCGTTCGAGAGGTCTAA
- a CDS encoding heme-binding protein, translated as MTREPPATNEGWYALHDFQTIDWDAWRAAPEREREAALEDGVSFLRERVDVTDAEDGSSAIFSMLGHKADLLVLHFRPTMADLDTAERAFEDTAFAEYTEQSNSYVSVTEVGGYTSEEMTKPPEEIEDTGLARYAESKLYPQIPDSEFVCFYPMDKRREPGENWYDLPFDERADMMDTHGEIGKTYAGQVSQVISGSIGFDDFEWGVDLFSNDPTDIKDLLYELRFDESSSKYAEFGPFYFGRQFPPEDLPQFMAGEAVPAEEGAGESGHPHGEGGHGHGESENHHGHGDGEGHHGSGESGGHHGGDSDHHHGDDSTAEDDAGSIRGELEDLDIYAGQPHGEDVYAMVLYSEADPDELFEEVDGLRKNFDHYDTHVKTAVYENPHGGRSAVVSIWETQSAADTAGGFLSDLPGIVARAGEESGFGTMGMFYTVKPEHREDFVEKFETVGGLLGEMDGHLETDLLANREDENDMFIASQWESKDDAMAFFRSDDFADTVDWGRDVLADRPRHVFLA; from the coding sequence ATGACGAGAGAACCCCCTGCGACGAACGAGGGTTGGTACGCGCTACACGACTTTCAGACCATCGACTGGGACGCGTGGCGCGCCGCCCCCGAGCGAGAGCGCGAGGCCGCGCTCGAAGATGGCGTCTCGTTCCTGCGCGAGCGCGTGGACGTGACCGACGCCGAGGACGGTTCCTCGGCCATCTTCTCGATGCTCGGCCACAAGGCCGACCTGCTGGTCCTCCACTTCCGGCCGACGATGGCCGACCTCGACACCGCCGAGCGCGCGTTCGAGGACACCGCGTTCGCCGAGTACACCGAGCAGAGTAACTCCTACGTCTCGGTGACGGAGGTCGGCGGGTACACCTCCGAGGAGATGACGAAACCGCCCGAGGAAATCGAGGACACGGGACTTGCACGCTACGCCGAGAGCAAACTCTACCCCCAGATTCCCGACAGCGAGTTCGTCTGCTTCTATCCGATGGACAAGCGCCGCGAACCGGGGGAGAACTGGTACGACCTGCCGTTCGACGAGCGCGCCGACATGATGGACACCCACGGCGAAATCGGCAAGACCTACGCCGGACAGGTGTCGCAGGTCATCTCCGGGTCCATCGGCTTCGACGACTTCGAGTGGGGCGTGGACCTGTTCAGCAACGACCCGACCGACATCAAGGACCTGCTGTACGAACTCCGGTTCGACGAGAGCAGTTCCAAGTACGCCGAGTTCGGGCCGTTCTACTTCGGCCGCCAGTTCCCGCCGGAGGACCTCCCCCAGTTCATGGCCGGTGAGGCAGTCCCCGCCGAGGAAGGGGCGGGCGAATCCGGCCATCCCCACGGCGAGGGCGGACACGGCCACGGCGAGTCCGAGAACCATCACGGCCACGGGGACGGCGAAGGGCACCACGGTTCGGGCGAGTCGGGCGGTCACCACGGCGGTGACAGCGACCACCACCACGGAGACGACTCGACCGCCGAGGACGACGCCGGTAGTATCCGCGGCGAACTCGAAGACCTCGACATCTACGCGGGCCAACCCCACGGCGAGGACGTGTACGCGATGGTCCTCTACTCCGAGGCCGACCCCGACGAACTCTTCGAGGAGGTGGACGGTCTCCGGAAGAACTTCGACCACTACGATACGCACGTCAAGACCGCCGTGTACGAGAACCCGCACGGCGGCCGCTCGGCAGTCGTGAGCATCTGGGAGACCCAGAGCGCGGCCGACACCGCGGGCGGGTTCCTCTCGGACCTGCCGGGCATCGTCGCCCGCGCGGGAGAAGAAAGCGGGTTCGGCACGATGGGGATGTTCTACACCGTCAAGCCCGAACACCGCGAGGACTTCGTGGAGAAGTTCGAGACGGTCGGCGGCCTGCTCGGAGAGATGGACGGCCACCTCGAGACCGACCTGCTGGCCAACCGCGAGGACGAGAACGACATGTTCATCGCCAGTCAGTGGGAGTCCAAGGACGACGCCATGGCGTTCTTCCGGAGCGACGACTTCGCCGACACCGTCGATTGGGGCCGCGACGTGCTGGCCGACCGGCCGCGACACGTCTTCCTGGCCTGA